The following proteins are encoded in a genomic region of Gimesia algae:
- a CDS encoding HEAT repeat domain-containing protein yields MSAIRLILLLLCVPAMASAAYDAAPWPTPKLVQFADIIVVGVATTERNKTVIHISEVLKGNPLKRIVLSRVNVGIYDEVAIKPGNRGVFLLRKDGLDYAPFALGSYKTVDHLKAVREAIEMVADPGRFLDVSQFPESSDFIYVLAEQFTGWNVTSKEIPSLEWMGPPFYEVAPWKERGVVTLQCAADPQNGFKVRVIAAKPQGALSTCLTHYLLIGYKSPYARRVLKPRFSVTLDARLPERVGTATAKEAMWYLRNRLTSTDSQIVKDALQALARMRDLEAVPQALLLLKHPDEQVRVQAIQFLGWSRDVRAVDPLGVLLKSMAPRYPKAHAISDAAARALGKIGHKKSLPILERASSYGVQRAIEAIGSLGDTSSFETMLTALTENPSTCAPIDFALYWLVRRSNQQTESWMVESSTTQAIQIARIPKWRDWWDAHKQDFKVVESQENVINESIQGN; encoded by the coding sequence ATGAGTGCCATTCGCCTGATTCTCTTGCTGCTGTGCGTGCCGGCAATGGCATCGGCTGCCTATGATGCCGCTCCGTGGCCAACCCCGAAGCTGGTGCAATTCGCAGACATCATTGTTGTTGGGGTAGCCACCACGGAGCGCAACAAGACGGTAATACATATCTCCGAGGTGCTCAAAGGAAATCCACTGAAAAGGATCGTCCTGAGCCGCGTCAATGTCGGTATTTACGATGAAGTTGCCATCAAGCCTGGTAACCGGGGTGTTTTTCTGCTGCGGAAGGATGGATTAGATTATGCCCCCTTCGCTCTCGGCAGCTATAAGACCGTCGATCATCTCAAGGCGGTACGAGAGGCGATCGAGATGGTTGCTGATCCGGGGCGCTTTCTGGATGTGAGTCAATTCCCGGAGAGCAGCGACTTCATCTACGTACTTGCCGAACAGTTTACCGGGTGGAATGTAACGAGCAAAGAGATTCCATCGCTCGAGTGGATGGGACCGCCGTTCTACGAAGTCGCACCCTGGAAGGAGCGGGGAGTCGTGACGTTACAGTGCGCAGCAGATCCGCAAAACGGCTTCAAAGTCAGAGTCATCGCAGCCAAACCGCAAGGAGCGTTGAGCACATGCCTGACGCATTACCTCTTGATCGGCTACAAATCACCATACGCACGACGAGTTCTCAAACCACGTTTTTCGGTCACTCTCGATGCGAGGCTGCCTGAACGGGTTGGAACGGCCACCGCAAAAGAAGCGATGTGGTATTTAAGAAATCGTCTGACATCCACCGATTCGCAGATTGTCAAGGACGCGCTTCAGGCACTCGCCAGAATGCGTGATCTTGAAGCAGTGCCGCAAGCCTTACTCCTTCTGAAACACCCTGACGAACAAGTCCGAGTGCAGGCGATTCAATTCCTGGGTTGGTCCCGCGACGTACGGGCCGTTGATCCGCTTGGCGTATTGCTGAAATCAATGGCACCACGTTACCCCAAAGCCCACGCTATTTCTGACGCTGCAGCAAGAGCCTTGGGAAAGATTGGCCACAAGAAGAGTTTACCGATTCTCGAACGAGCCAGTAGCTATGGCGTCCAACGTGCGATCGAAGCCATCGGCTCCCTTGGAGATACCAGTTCTTTTGAGACGATGCTGACAGCCCTCACTGAGAATCCATCCACATGCGCACCTATCGATTTCGCGTTGTACTGGCTCGTGCGCCGATCGAACCAGCAAACGGAGTCCTGGATGGTCGAATCATCAACGACACAGGCGATCCAAATCGCCAGAATTCCAAAATGGCGTGACTGGTGGGACGCGCACAAGCAGGACTTCAAAGTGGTCGAGTCGCAAGAAAACGTAATCAACGAAAGCATTCAAGGCAACTGA
- a CDS encoding BlaI/MecI/CopY family transcriptional regulator encodes MAKKSRSGHSVSQDLPEAELEVLACLWNAGALTAGEIRKQLESYRPMAHGSVLTLLNRLSEKGLVKREKSGQGKSFAYRATRGPKSTHRRILQKLRQRIFGGNSVAIVASLLESQPTSPEEIEELKALIERLEQNQNLEDK; translated from the coding sequence ATGGCAAAGAAATCCAGGAGTGGTCACTCCGTTTCCCAGGATCTACCTGAGGCCGAGCTTGAAGTTCTGGCTTGCCTCTGGAATGCAGGTGCTTTGACGGCTGGCGAAATCCGAAAGCAATTAGAGTCATATCGTCCTATGGCGCATGGTTCTGTGCTTACGCTGCTCAATCGATTGTCTGAAAAGGGTCTCGTAAAACGGGAGAAGTCAGGACAAGGCAAATCATTTGCTTACCGCGCGACACGAGGTCCAAAATCCACTCATCGTCGCATTTTGCAGAAGCTCAGACAACGAATATTTGGAGGAAACTCAGTCGCCATTGTGGCATCCCTGCTGGAAAGTCAACCCACCAGTCCGGAAGAAATAGAGGAACTCAAGGCTCTCATCGAACGTCTTGAACAGAATCAGAATCTGGAGGACAAATAA
- a CDS encoding M56 family metallopeptidase, which produces MSVDTINSVADAWLFIMMHMVWQSTVVALLILVVVYWQDHISANIRYALLMLALIKFVVPPFFAMPGGIFSQLEISNGSSVEKTSSMISVLPPERENLVVPSFESVTPGRNDLPVPVQNHPKKEVRSTTEIADLPVSIIPSALEIQKEPMVGISSIAWLMIGSLIVTLAFLLWMAKSSFHLMRIIARCKNADGSMREEFRELTQSMGLRRRIRLLLSPAPVTPMAYGLIRPTVIVPAAMLTQLSATEQRAVFAHELAHHRRFDPAALWIQGFIRALWWFHPVVWMLHRNMQRVREQCCDDLIVVENLVSKDEYCAALVRALEWCSVRTRILQLSALQMRPLQSRITRVLNPRVRRSARLSKLAWGIAILLSAALLPGLALRSGDAVADVPTTNKSEQQENDQTVKKSNPDHAKIGGLILDEKGNPVEAIVHCSHVIKKVTDYQSTRTAADGRFHFDDISAGRYALTVAAAGKSYTGTYVSVQAGQIERNLKLIVSRPESLVLKIQDKQGKPVAGVEYSYVSWNVKGGSRWWLQRESLERLKINCSASDAGGRLVIEGIPADVDCKVLVKHQDYVSSLIENARTSKENSITLEEGVPVEIQAIEAETGKPATEATVNISGYPKSINIRNIPVDSEGKYRTRFPIISNLVDISVRHPSLATTEWARIHSGTAHSKYEFKLYRRGTVHGHVLNPENQMPCSGVKVQLISNRAIILSSFTDSEGRFEMNPPSGRFGIVVGTGNGFYGEDKNWKDVHIKPGETTELEDLKAKRLPLIRGVVLLPNGQPAVNTLVTHGNDQPQSTLTDENGRFELQMMHKPWVANIMACHLTEKLSSGVSLSVSSLEEGTEARIQLERESMLIGSVVDTAGTPLEDVDVTLWSVYGDKKRSEFRRLSTHKTDASGEFRSWGLSRHQKYQASVSVTDNTQLPGFVSVKSDTTQLTKPVQRLAPIKVESQISRNHTQTPDSAAEIVCRDWINSDELNLDSLRGKVVLLDFWATWCGPCMADLPRLQLAHELYGEKGLVIIGLHNNSVPTDEVKAFVKKRGLTFPIGLDTLSGETCGNYNVNSYPTKILIGRDGRIIATQISTAELLPILRRNVLYHNDQK; this is translated from the coding sequence ATGTCCGTGGATACAATTAATTCCGTGGCCGATGCGTGGCTCTTTATAATGATGCACATGGTTTGGCAGTCAACTGTCGTCGCATTGCTTATCTTGGTCGTTGTCTACTGGCAGGATCATATTTCAGCAAATATTCGGTATGCGTTGCTGATGCTGGCTCTGATCAAATTTGTTGTGCCACCGTTTTTTGCGATGCCGGGTGGGATTTTCAGTCAATTGGAAATATCAAACGGTTCTTCGGTTGAAAAGACGTCGAGTATGATTTCCGTCCTCCCGCCAGAACGTGAGAACCTGGTAGTGCCGTCTTTTGAATCAGTGACACCTGGCAGAAATGATCTGCCTGTTCCAGTCCAGAATCACCCGAAGAAAGAAGTGAGATCGACTACAGAAATAGCTGATCTCCCGGTTTCGATAATACCCTCAGCATTAGAAATCCAGAAAGAACCGATGGTCGGTATCAGTTCCATTGCCTGGTTAATGATCGGCTCCCTCATCGTAACCCTGGCGTTTCTGCTGTGGATGGCGAAAAGCAGCTTTCACCTGATGCGAATCATTGCTCGTTGTAAGAATGCAGATGGTTCAATGCGGGAAGAATTCAGAGAACTGACTCAATCAATGGGATTGCGCCGCCGCATACGTTTGCTTTTAAGTCCGGCTCCAGTGACTCCGATGGCATATGGCCTGATTCGTCCGACAGTCATTGTTCCCGCAGCAATGCTGACCCAACTGTCGGCGACTGAGCAGCGTGCTGTTTTTGCGCACGAACTGGCGCATCATCGTCGTTTTGATCCTGCTGCACTTTGGATTCAAGGTTTCATTCGCGCTCTCTGGTGGTTTCATCCAGTGGTTTGGATGTTGCATCGAAACATGCAGCGCGTCCGAGAACAATGTTGCGATGATCTTATTGTGGTTGAAAATCTGGTTTCGAAAGACGAATATTGTGCAGCATTAGTCCGTGCACTGGAATGGTGCTCTGTGCGAACACGGATCTTGCAATTATCTGCGTTGCAGATGCGACCGCTTCAGTCTCGCATCACACGCGTCCTGAATCCACGGGTCCGTCGATCGGCCAGGTTATCAAAACTTGCCTGGGGAATCGCGATACTCTTGAGTGCAGCCCTACTTCCAGGTCTTGCTTTGCGGTCTGGAGACGCTGTAGCCGATGTTCCCACAACGAACAAAAGTGAGCAGCAAGAGAATGACCAGACGGTGAAAAAATCGAATCCCGACCACGCCAAAATCGGTGGTTTGATTCTCGACGAGAAAGGCAATCCCGTAGAGGCAATCGTGCATTGCAGCCATGTGATAAAAAAAGTTACTGACTACCAGTCAACGAGGACAGCTGCAGATGGTCGTTTCCATTTTGATGATATTTCAGCAGGTCGATACGCATTAACTGTCGCTGCTGCAGGGAAAAGCTACACCGGCACGTACGTCTCTGTTCAAGCAGGGCAGATCGAACGGAATCTGAAACTGATTGTTTCCCGTCCCGAATCTCTGGTGCTTAAGATTCAGGACAAGCAGGGAAAACCTGTTGCCGGGGTCGAGTATTCTTACGTTAGCTGGAATGTGAAGGGCGGTAGTCGATGGTGGCTTCAGCGGGAGTCGCTTGAACGACTTAAAATTAATTGTTCCGCATCAGATGCGGGGGGCAGACTTGTCATTGAAGGAATTCCAGCGGATGTTGATTGTAAGGTGCTCGTCAAACACCAGGACTATGTCTCTAGTTTAATTGAAAACGCCAGAACATCAAAAGAGAACTCAATCACTCTGGAAGAAGGAGTACCTGTAGAAATACAGGCAATCGAGGCAGAAACGGGGAAGCCTGCGACAGAAGCCACCGTCAACATCTCAGGTTATCCGAAAAGTATTAACATAAGAAACATTCCCGTAGATTCGGAAGGCAAGTATCGCACTCGATTCCCGATCATCTCGAATCTCGTCGATATCAGTGTGCGACATCCATCGCTGGCGACAACTGAATGGGCTCGAATACATAGTGGAACGGCTCACAGTAAGTATGAATTCAAGCTATACCGCCGGGGAACAGTGCACGGACATGTATTGAACCCGGAAAACCAGATGCCGTGTTCCGGAGTGAAGGTGCAACTCATCAGCAACCGGGCAATTATTCTAAGCAGTTTCACCGACAGTGAGGGACGCTTCGAAATGAACCCGCCATCCGGCAGATTTGGAATTGTTGTGGGAACAGGAAATGGTTTCTATGGGGAAGACAAGAATTGGAAAGACGTCCACATTAAACCTGGCGAAACGACGGAGCTGGAAGATCTAAAAGCCAAACGGCTTCCGCTGATTCGTGGTGTCGTGCTTTTACCGAATGGCCAACCTGCCGTCAATACATTGGTGACGCATGGCAATGATCAACCTCAGTCCACATTAACCGATGAGAATGGACGGTTCGAATTGCAAATGATGCATAAGCCATGGGTAGCAAATATCATGGCGTGCCATTTGACTGAAAAGTTAAGCTCGGGCGTGAGCCTCTCGGTTTCCAGCCTGGAAGAGGGGACTGAAGCACGCATTCAGCTTGAGCGGGAATCGATGTTGATCGGCTCAGTCGTCGATACAGCAGGGACTCCGTTAGAAGATGTAGATGTGACACTTTGGTCAGTATATGGTGATAAAAAAAGAAGTGAATTCAGAAGGCTCTCGACCCATAAAACAGATGCTTCAGGTGAATTTCGCAGTTGGGGACTAAGCAGACATCAAAAGTATCAGGCATCGGTCAGCGTAACGGATAATACCCAATTACCTGGATTCGTCAGCGTCAAATCCGATACGACTCAACTTACAAAACCGGTACAACGCCTGGCACCAATCAAAGTGGAATCCCAGATCTCTCGAAATCATACTCAAACCCCGGATTCGGCTGCGGAGATCGTGTGCCGTGACTGGATCAATTCGGACGAACTGAATCTGGATTCACTCCGCGGCAAAGTCGTCTTACTGGACTTCTGGGCCACATGGTGTGGACCTTGTATGGCAGATTTGCCCAGGCTTCAATTGGCGCATGAGCTTTACGGGGAAAAAGGATTGGTGATTATTGGCCTTCACAATAATTCAGTTCCAACAGACGAAGTAAAAGCGTTCGTAAAAAAACGGGGACTGACCTTTCCGATAGGCCTCGATACGTTATCTGGTGAAACTTGCGGGAATTATAATGTTAACAGCTATCCGACGAAGATTTTGATTGGCCGTGACGGAAGAATCATTGCCACGCAAATCAGTACTGCAGAGTTACTGCCGATTCTTCGAAGGAATGTCCTCTATCACAACGATCAGAAATAG
- a CDS encoding B12-binding domain-containing radical SAM protein, with protein MGLTLPGFLERGKTIAALPSLGLLTLAGMTPLEHTCEYLEIKDIRELKSLPMRFDLVGISSFSAQIGEAYQLADDYRAQGVPVVMGGLHVTSVPEEAARHCDAVVVGEGEPVWLNVLQDAMNGCLKQFYRSDGNFALAEAPMPAFDLMVPEHYNRLTVQTSRGCPFRCEFCASSILLTSRYKQKPIDKVLAEIDRIREFWQRPFIEFADDNAFVNRRYWRELLTELKSRKVRWFAECDLSVYQDEELLTLMRDSGCAQVLIGFESPVDSGLKGLELKSDWKRKHLAEYKDAVYQIQSHGIRVNGCFILGLDGQRTDIFNQVYDFVVDSELYDVQITIQTPFPGTPLYHRLKSENRLLFDGDWERCTLFDVNYRPDSMTVDDLRDGFRDLAFRLYAEDLTSWRRDNFNRKHL; from the coding sequence ATGGGTTTAACTCTACCTGGTTTCCTGGAACGTGGGAAGACGATCGCCGCGTTGCCCAGCCTCGGCTTGCTGACTCTCGCGGGGATGACTCCGCTGGAACACACGTGTGAATACCTGGAGATTAAAGACATTCGGGAGCTGAAGTCGCTACCAATGAGGTTTGATCTCGTGGGGATTTCGAGTTTCAGCGCCCAGATCGGTGAGGCATACCAGTTGGCTGACGACTATCGGGCACAAGGAGTCCCGGTTGTGATGGGGGGGCTGCACGTCACGTCGGTGCCCGAGGAAGCCGCTCGACACTGCGACGCGGTCGTGGTCGGCGAAGGGGAGCCGGTCTGGCTGAACGTCTTACAAGATGCGATGAATGGATGTCTCAAACAATTTTACAGATCCGACGGCAATTTTGCCCTGGCTGAGGCTCCGATGCCGGCCTTTGATTTGATGGTACCGGAACACTACAACCGCCTGACCGTTCAGACCAGCCGTGGCTGCCCGTTTCGTTGCGAGTTTTGCGCCAGTTCCATTTTGCTGACGTCGCGATACAAACAAAAACCGATCGACAAAGTCCTGGCTGAGATCGACCGCATCCGCGAATTCTGGCAACGTCCCTTCATCGAGTTCGCAGACGACAACGCCTTCGTAAACCGGCGTTACTGGAGGGAACTCCTTACGGAATTGAAATCCCGCAAGGTCCGCTGGTTTGCCGAGTGTGATCTGTCGGTCTACCAGGATGAAGAACTACTGACGTTGATGCGGGACAGCGGATGCGCTCAGGTCCTGATTGGATTTGAGAGCCCGGTCGACTCGGGACTGAAAGGACTAGAGCTGAAGTCCGACTGGAAACGAAAACACCTGGCGGAATACAAGGACGCCGTCTACCAAATTCAGTCGCACGGCATCCGCGTCAACGGCTGCTTCATTCTCGGCCTTGACGGTCAGCGAACGGATATCTTCAATCAGGTGTACGATTTCGTCGTAGATTCGGAGCTCTACGACGTACAGATCACTATTCAGACGCCATTTCCGGGAACTCCGTTGTATCATCGGCTCAAAAGCGAAAACCGTCTCCTGTTCGATGGCGACTGGGAACGCTGCACCTTGTTCGACGTGAATTACCGGCCGGACTCCATGACCGTCGATGATTTGCGAGACGGATTTCGTGACCTGGCCTTTCGACTCTATGCAGAAGACCTGACCAGCTGGCGGCGCGACAATTTCAACCGCAAGCATCTCTAG
- a CDS encoding AsnC family protein, giving the protein MTRLSPPKKTACEQIIRQVEKNFPELQVVQSKISQALCNPESGELSGMVSKWFDEGCHKIDLDRVRHELDMSGIRTVDIAKELNVSATTVWRRLERGTGTASQWDSMLAIFREELTSFTPATPDEKFVGGYCFAISTLRKKIAKALGLRAPRPIESREFCFLWHAIQNDAWVKTIDSGNDTLLDHVSRQIHQAVLTSFPSDKSAKLLSVAEIKQVHFDWYSSYMIIICCKIPRSNRGTFFN; this is encoded by the coding sequence ATGACTCGGTTATCCCCCCCTAAAAAAACTGCTTGTGAGCAAATCATTAGGCAAGTTGAAAAAAACTTCCCAGAACTACAGGTGGTTCAGTCAAAAATCTCACAGGCACTTTGTAATCCTGAATCCGGTGAACTCTCTGGGATGGTGAGCAAATGGTTTGACGAAGGGTGCCACAAAATTGACTTGGATCGGGTTCGTCATGAGCTTGACATGAGTGGTATTCGTACTGTGGATATTGCAAAAGAGCTCAATGTGAGCGCTACAACAGTCTGGCGGCGACTCGAAAGAGGAACAGGAACCGCTAGTCAGTGGGATTCTATGCTTGCGATATTTCGAGAAGAACTGACGTCATTTACTCCTGCCACACCCGATGAGAAGTTTGTAGGGGGATATTGCTTCGCAATCTCTACACTCAGAAAAAAAATAGCAAAAGCACTGGGGCTTCGAGCTCCTCGCCCAATCGAAAGCAGAGAATTCTGTTTCTTGTGGCATGCTATTCAGAATGATGCCTGGGTAAAAACGATAGACTCTGGAAATGATACTCTTTTAGATCATGTATCTCGTCAGATTCATCAGGCTGTGTTGACTTCATTTCCATCGGATAAATCTGCGAAATTGCTGTCCGTAGCTGAAATCAAGCAGGTGCATTTTGATTGGTACTCGTCGTATATGATTATTATCTGTTGCAAGATTCCGCGATCGAATCGAGGAACTTTCTTTAATTGA